A portion of the Hoplias malabaricus isolate fHopMal1 chromosome 1, fHopMal1.hap1, whole genome shotgun sequence genome contains these proteins:
- the appbp2 gene encoding amyloid protein-binding protein 2, translating to MAAVELEWIPETLYNTAISAVVDNYSRSRRDIRSLPENIQFDVYYKLYQQGRLCQLGGEFCELEVFAKVLRASDKRHLLHHCFQALMDHGVKVASILANSFSRRCSYIAESDAHVKEKAIQFGFVLGGFLSDAGWYGDAEKVFLSCLQLCTLHDEVLHWYRAVECCVRLLHVRNGNCKYHLGEETFKLAQSYMDKLAKHGHHANKAALYGELCALLFAKSHYDEAYRWCIEAMREITVGLPVKVVVDVLRQASKACVVKREFRKAEQLIKHAVFLAREHFGHKHPKYSDTLLDYGFYLLNVDNICQSAAIYQTALDIRQSVFGGKNIHVATAHEDLAYSSYVHQYSSGKFENALFHAERAIDIITHILPEDHLLLASSKRVKALILEEIAIDCHNKETEERLLQEAHDLHLSSLQLAKKAFGEFNVQTAKHYGNLGRLYQSMRKFKEAEEMHIKAIQIKEQLLGQEDYEVALSVGHLASLYNYDMNQYDDAERLYLRSIAIGKKLFGEGYSGLEYDYRGLIKLYNSVGNYEKVFEYHNILSNWNRLRDRQYAVADALEDVNTSPQATDEVVQSFLLSHSHATGRSCMG from the exons atggCCGCGGTAGAGCTCGAGTGGATCCCTGAGACTCTCTACAACACCGCGATCTCCGCCGTGGTGGACAACTACAGCCGCTCCCGCAGAGACATACGGTCCCTGCCCGAAAACATCCAGTTCGATGTCTACTACAAG CTTTACCAGCAAGGCCGGCTTTGCCAGCTGGGAGGGGAGTTCTGTGAGCTTGAGGTCTTTGCCAAAGTCCTCAGAGCCTCTGACAAAAG ACACCTCCTGCATCACTGTTTTCAAGCACTGATGGACCACGGTGTGAAAGTGGCTTCAATCTTGGCCAACTCCTTCAGCCGTAGATGCTCATACATTGCAGAGTCAGATGCTCATGTTAAAGAGAAAGCCATCCAGTTTGGCTTTGTTTTAG GTGGTTTTCTATCAGATGCTGGTTGGTATGGAGACGCTGAGAAAGTATTCCTCTCATGTCTGCAGTTATGTACATTACATGATGAAGTTCTGCACTGGTATCGTGCAGTGGAGTGCTGCGTGAG GTTGCTTCATGTGCGTAATGGGAACTGCAAATATCACCTGGGAGAGGAGACCTTTAAACTGGCACAGTCTTACATGGACAAGCTAGCCAAACATGGACACCATGCTAACAAGGCTGCCCTTTATGGAGAATTGTGTGCTCTGCTCTTTGCCAAAAGTCACTATGATGAG GCGTACCGGTGGTGTATAGAGGCCATGAGGGAGATCACAGTGGGCTTGCCAGTGAAAGTGGTGGTTGATGTTTTAAGACAAGCCTCTAag GCCTGTGTAGTTAAACGGGAGTTCAGGAAAGCTGAACAACTAATAAAACATGCAGTATTTCTAGCACG AGAACATTTTGGGCACAAGCACCCGAAATATTCAGATACACTGCTAGATTATGGATTTTATCTTTTAAATGTGGATAACATCTGTCAGTCAGCTGCCATATATCAG ACTGCCCTTGATATTCGACAGTCCGTGTTTGGAGGGAAGAATATCCATGTGGCCACAGCGCATGAGGACTTGGCATACTCCTCTTATGTGCACCAGTACAGTTCCGGTAAATTTGAAAATGCACT ATTTCACGCAGAACGTGCCATAGACATCATAACTCACATTCTCCCTGAGGACCATCTGCTGCTGGCCTCCTCCAAGAGGGTGAAAG CTCTGATCTTGGAGGAGATTGCGATAGACTGCCATAATAAAGAGACAGAAGAGCGCCTTCTGCAGGAGGCCCATGACCTGCACCTCTCTTCCCTCCAGCTGGCCAAAAAAGCCTTCGGGGAGTTCAACGTCCAAACAGCAAAACACTATGGCAACCTAGGCCGCCTTTATCAGTCCATGCGCAAATTCAAG GAGGCGGAAGAAATGCACATTAAAGCTATCCAGATCAAAGAGCAACTGCTAGGGCAGGAGGACTATGAAGTAGCTCTGTCTGTAGGGCACTTGGCTTCTCTTTACAATTATGATATGAACCAGTATGATGACGCGGAGCGCCTTTACCTGCGCTCCATCGCCATTG GTAAGAAGTTGTTTGGGGAAGGCTATAGTGGACTGGAGTATGACTATAGAGGCCTGATCAAGCTTTACAACTCAGTGGGCAATTACGAGAAGGTTTTTGAATACCACAACATTCTGTCCAACTGGAATCGCTTAAGGGACAGGCAATATGCAGTGGCTGATGCACTAGAGGACGTCAACACCAGCCCCCAGGCTACAGACGAGGTGGTCCAGTCCTTTCTGCTCTCACACAGCCACGCTACAGGACGCTCCTGCATGGGCTAG